From the genome of Desulfovibrio aminophilus:
GCATGCAGGCCCAAGGCCTTCTGAGTCGAGGTCACGTACATGACCGGATTGGATTCCGGGATGCGCGCGTCCGCCCCGCCGAACAGGCTCACCCCGTCCACCACGGGCAGGGCTCCGTGCTTGCGGGCCAGGGCGCAGGCCGTCTCCATGTCGTTGCACACGCCGGTGGAGGTCTCGTTCTGGGTCAGGGTGACCACGGCCGGACGGTGCTCCACGAGGGCCTGCTCCATGCGCTCCAGGTCGATGGCCCGGCCCGGCTCGAACTTGAGCTGCACGGCCTTCTTGCCGTTGAGCACGGCCATCTTGTGGAACAGGTCGCCGAAGGCCCCCACCGAGACGTTCAACACGGTCTCGCCGTCGGCCACCAGGGAGCGGACCGAGGCCTCCAGGGCCGTGGAGCCCGAGCCGTTGAAGAGCATCACGTCCCAGCCCTCGCCCACCCGGGCCATGGTCCGCAGGTGCTCGAAGATGGGGTCGAAGCGCTTGTTGCCCTCGCTGTCGCGATGGCCGAACTCCGGGAGCATCCCGGCCCGCCGCACCTCGGGGCGCAGCCAAGTGGGGCCGGTGATGAACAGGGTCAGGTCGGCGAACTCCTGCATGGACGGGAAACCTCCTGAAAGGAATGGGGGCCGGTCGGCCCGGCCCACCCTCATACTCCCGGCCGCGCCCGGCTGTCCAGAACCCGGAGAGGCTACCCCTGGCGCAACTGGTCAATGAGCCCGCGCAACCGCGAGGCCAGACCGGCCAACTCGCCCACGGCCTGGGACGACTCGCCCATGCCTTCGGCGGTCTCAGCCGAAATGCGGCTGACTTCCTCCACGGCCCGGTTGATCTCCTCGCCCGCCGCCGACTGCTCCTCGCTGGCCGCAGCGATGGAACGGACCATGTCCGTGGTCAGCTCGACCTTGCCCACGATCAGGCTCAGGGCCGCGCCGGCCTCTCCGGCCAGGGACGTGCTCCGGGTCACGGCGTCCATGGCCCCGTCCATGTCGCTGATGTTGCGCCGGGTGGCGGTCTGGATGCGCTCCACGGCCTCGCCGACCTCCTTGGTGGCGGTCATGGTCTTCTCGGCCAGCTTGCGCACCTCGTCGGCCACCACGGCGAAGCCGCGTCCGGCGTCGCCCGCCCGGGCGGCCTCGATGGCCGCGTTCAGCGCCAAGAGGTTGGTCTGGTCCGCGATGTCGGAGATGGTCGTCATGATCCGGCCGATGCCCTCGGCGTGGGCGCCCAGTTCGGCCAGGCCCTGCTTCATGGTCTCCGAGCGGCTCTGGACCTCGGTGATGGACTCCTTGACCCGTTCCACGGTGGCGGCTCCGGCCTGGGCCTGGACCCGCGCGCCGTCGGCCTCCTCCGCGACCTTGGAGGCGTTGCCCGCGACCTCGAGGACCGTGGCGCTCATCTCCTCCATGGCCGTGGCCGTCTCGGCGCTGCGCTCCCGCTGCACCTCCGCGCCGCGCGTGACCTGGACGACACGCGTGGAGAGATGTTCGCTGGCCAGGGACAGGCTGGCCACGATGTCCTCCAGGCGACCGGCGGCCTCGCGCAGGCCGTCGGACTTGGCCGAGAGGGCCTCCTCGCGGGCGCGCTCCGCCTCGCTCCGGGCCTGCTCGGCCTGCCGCGTCTTCTCCTCGGCCTCTGCCTGCCGGGCCTGGACCTCGGCGAAGGTGGCCTTCAGCTTGGCGGCCATGTCCAGGATGGCCGCGAGCACGCCCGTGGCCGCGCCCGAACGGGCGCCGCCCACCTCCAGGTCGCCGGCGGCGATGCGCCCGGCCAGGACCGCCACGTCGTCCGGCTCCGCCCCGAGTTGGCGCTTCAGGGACCGGGCGATGAACAGGGCGACGCCCAAGGCCAGGACAAGGGACACTCCCAGCAGGATCAACTGGATGAAGAGGGACCGCTCCAGATCGGCGGCCACCCGGCCCACCTGGCCGTCCACGTCCTCGAAGCGCGACTCACCCAGGGGTTTCAGCCGTTCGATGAGCTTATCCACCCGGGCCTCGAAGTCCTCCATCATGGAGTTGCCCGCCTCCACGCCCAGGTTGACATAGGCGTCGGCCATGCGGCGGCCCATGATGTACATGGTTTCAAAAGACTTGCTCATGAGGTCGAGGTCTTCCAGGCGGGCCTTGTCCTGGGCGCGCTCGAAGGCTCCCTTGAACTTGGCGAGGTTGTCCCGGAAGATCTTGGCCTGGGCCTCGGCCTCGGCGTAGGCCTTGGAGGAATGGGTGGCCGAGACGTTGGTGAACGCCTGCTGCACGTAGGCCGTGGCCAGCCGCATCTCGGCGGCTCCCCGGGCGAAGGGCAGGCTTTCGCTGTGGATGGCGCCCGCCACCTCGCGGACTTTCTGGATGTTCTGGGACAGGACGAACGTGCTCACGCACAGCAGCGCGAGAATGGAACCGAATCCGAGGGTGAGCTTCCACGATACCGTAAGCCGCATATCATCCTCCGATACTTGGTGTTTCGCGTCGGGGTCGGATTAGACATGCGGCCGGCTTGGATTGTCAACAAGAACAATGATCGATTTTACGTATGCCGGTGAAAATGTCTCGTCACAGGCCTTTTCCACTGACGCCCACCAAATGCACCCACGAGAAAAGGTTTTGCCGGACATTGCAGCAAGCGTGTCCCCGCATACGTTCAACAGTCCATGGCGAACGGCCGCGGGACCGGTCCATCCGGGCCCCGGGGCGCGCACTTGCCAAGCCGCGCGGCGGTCCCTATATTCACCTCCTTCCAACGACCAACCCGGTGGACCTTTCGCCGTCAGGACATGACATGCCTCAATTGGGACCCCATATTTCCGTTTCCGACGAACAGCTGGTGAGCCGCGTCTTCGGCCTTGTGGACCTGGAGGGCTACGCCCAGTGGCCCGCCGACGTGCGCGACCTGGCCGCGGGCCTGGCCGCCGAACTCTTCCTGGTGCGCTACAACCCCTTCGTGGACCCCGACCTGGTGCGCGAGAGCGTCAAGCGCCGCCTGAACATCGCCCGGCCGACCCTCTCCGGCGAGTACCCGGCCATCCTGAACGTCGCCGTGCGCCACTTCTGGGAGCAGTACGACGCCGACGCGGCCTTCCGCAAAACCCTGCACGACCGACTCAAGGCCCTGCTGCCCGCCGAGTGCATCGGCGACGCGCCGAACACCCTGGTGGAATGCGCCACGGACGCCACGGACCTGCGCCTGGAGCTGCCCCTGTTCGTGCTCTTCCCCGAGACCCCGGAACAAATCCAGGCCGTGGTGCGCCTGGCCAACGAAATGGGCTTCGCCATCATCCCCCGGGGCGGCGGCACGGGCCTCACCGGCGGGGCCATTCCCATGCACATCCGGGCCGTGGTCCTCTCCCTGGCCCGCTTCAAGCGGATCACCGACATCGATCCGGACAGGATGATGCTCTGCGCCCAGGCCGGCGTGATCACCCTGGACGCCATCAAGGCCGCCGCCGAGCAGAACCTGCTCTTCACCGTGGACCCGGCCTCCAAGGCCGCCTCCAGCCTGGGCGGGAACATCTCCGAGAACTCCGGCGGCCCCTTCGCCTTCGAGTACGGCACGACCATCGACAACATCCTCTCCTACCGCATGGTCCTGCCCGCGGGCGAACTGGTGGAGGTCCGCCGCAAGAACCACCCCCGCCACAAGATTTTCGAGAACGAGACCGCGACCTTCGAGGTCTTCGACGAAAAGGGCGCGCTGCTGGAGACCATCGAGCTGGGCGGCGCGGACATCCGGGGCAAGGGCCTGGGCAAGGACGTGTCCAACAAGTTCCTCGGCGGCCTGCCCGGGGTGCAGAAGGAGGGCGTGGACGGCGTCATCGTGGACTGCTGCTTCGCGCTCCATCCCAAACCCGCCCATTCCCGCGTGCTCTGCCTGGAGTTCTACGGCCGCTCCATGCGCAACGCCATGCTCGTGATCAAGGACATCGTGGGCCTGCGCGACACCATCCGCAAGCAGGGCGATCTGGTGAAGATTTCGGCCCTGGAGGAATGGGGCCCCAAGTACGTCCAGGCCATCGAGTACAAGAAGAAGTCCACGGAGCTGGAGGGCGACCCCGTCTCCGTGCTCCTGGTCCAGCTCGACTCCGACGACGAGGAGGCCCTGGAGCAGGCCGTGCGGGCCCTGCTGGCCATCGCCCAGCCTTACGAGGGCGTGGACATCTTCGCCGCCCGCGACGAGAAGGAGGCCGAGCACTTCTGGGAGGACCGCCACAAGCTCTCGGCCATCGCCAAACGCACCTCCGGGTTCAAGATCAACGAGGACATCGTCATCCCCCTGGAGGTCATTCCCCAGTTCTCGGACTTCCTGGAGAACCTGAACCTCATCTACCTGGCCAAGCGCTACCGCAAGGCCCTGCTCCAGGTGCGCGAGCTGCCCGGCATGGCCTTCGACGACCCGGCCGTGGACGCCGCCCTGGAACGGGCCCTGTCCATCCTCAAGAAGAAGACTACCACGGCGGACATCTCCGAGGAGGAGTTCCAGGCCGAGATCCGCTATTTCTTCCAGGAACTGCGCGACAGCCACCCCAAGCTCGACCGCGAGATCGAGGCCCTCTACGAGGAGATCAAGGCCCGGCGCATCGCCATCGCCAGCCACATGCACGCGGGCGACGGCAACTGCCACGTGAACATCCCGGTGAACTCCAACGACGCCGAGATGCTGGCCCAGGCCCACGAGGCGGCCAGGGACGTCTTCGAGAAGGTCCTGGAGCTCAACGGCGAGGTCTCCGGCGAGCACGGCATCGGCATCACCAAGATCGCCTATCTCTCGGACGAGAAGATCAAGGCCCTGCGCGCCTACAAGGCCAAGGTGGACCCACGCGACGTGCTCAATCCGGCCAAGCTCACCAAACGCACGCTGCCGAGCGAGCCGTACACCTTCTCCTTCAACCGCCTCATCCAGGACCTGGACAAGACCGCGCTCAAGGACAAGGAGCAGCTCATCGCGCTCCTGCGCAACATCCAGACCTGCACCCGCTGCGGCAAGTGCAAGCAGGTCTGCCCCATGTTCCAGCCCCAGCGCGGCCTGCTCTTCCACCCCAGGAACAAGAACATCAGCCTGGGCGCGCTGATGGAGGCCATCTACTACTCCCAGATCCAGCGCGGCGAACCCGATCCGGGCCTGCTGGCCGAGCTGCGCCGGATCATGGAGCACTGCACGGCCTGCGGCAAGTGCACGGCCGTCTGCCCGATCAAGATCGACTCCGCCGGTGCCGCGCTCCAGATCCGCTCCTTCCTGGAGTACAAGGGCCAGGGCGGACACCCGATCAAGACCAAGGTGCTGACCATGCTGGCCCGCGACCCCTCCGGCCGCCTGCCCAAGGTCGCCAAGGCCCTCTCCCTGGGCCAGACCGCGGCCAACCGGGTCCTGGGGCTCGTGCCCGGGGCCGTGCTGCGCGGCATGCAAAGCCCGCTGTTCCAGAGCCAGGGCCCGCACGTGGACTTCACGAACCTGGCCGAGGAGCTCAAGCTCGACCAGGGCTTCATCCTCAAGCGGCCGAGCGCCGACCCCGGGGACACGGTGCTCTACTTCCCCGGCTGCGGCGCGGGGCTCTTCTCGCACTCCATCGGCTTGGCCACCCTCTTCCTGCTCCTGCGCTCCGGGGCCAATGTGGTCCTGCCGCCCCGGCACCTCTGCTGCGGCTACCCCCTGCTGGCCTCGGGCTGCCAGGAGGCCTACCAGGCCAACCGCCACCGGACCCTCATGGAGCTCCTGGACGTGCTCGTGGCCACGGGCAAGGCGGGCCTCATGGCCACCACCCTGGTCACGGCCTGCGGCACCTGCCGCGAGTCGCTGGAGACCTACGAATTCAACCGCGAACTGGCCGAGCCCCCGCGCCACCTGGACGCCCTGCAGTTCCTCATGGAACGGCTTCCCGGGCCCTTCCCGGCG
Proteins encoded in this window:
- a CDS encoding alanine--glyoxylate aminotransferase family protein, whose protein sequence is MQEFADLTLFITGPTWLRPEVRRAGMLPEFGHRDSEGNKRFDPIFEHLRTMARVGEGWDVMLFNGSGSTALEASVRSLVADGETVLNVSVGAFGDLFHKMAVLNGKKAVQLKFEPGRAIDLERMEQALVEHRPAVVTLTQNETSTGVCNDMETACALARKHGALPVVDGVSLFGGADARIPESNPVMYVTSTQKALGLHAGFGIAFVSAEALDKAARVQNRGHSSDILNQLNTARKHQTLTTPNGGLANQMAVQLDYIVNVEGIENRYRRHAAMRDMVQAWAARQSGFELFAPEGFRSPTMTTLRPPRGMSVADLKKIKEAVRSRGYLFDPGYGKLNTDLEAKGLRPVFRIGHMGDITPDMLEQYLAALGEILAAR
- a CDS encoding methyl-accepting chemotaxis protein, translating into MSTFVLSQNIQKVREVAGAIHSESLPFARGAAEMRLATAYVQQAFTNVSATHSSKAYAEAEAQAKIFRDNLAKFKGAFERAQDKARLEDLDLMSKSFETMYIMGRRMADAYVNLGVEAGNSMMEDFEARVDKLIERLKPLGESRFEDVDGQVGRVAADLERSLFIQLILLGVSLVLALGVALFIARSLKRQLGAEPDDVAVLAGRIAAGDLEVGGARSGAATGVLAAILDMAAKLKATFAEVQARQAEAEEKTRQAEQARSEAERAREEALSAKSDGLREAAGRLEDIVASLSLASEHLSTRVVQVTRGAEVQRERSAETATAMEEMSATVLEVAGNASKVAEEADGARVQAQAGAATVERVKESITEVQSRSETMKQGLAELGAHAEGIGRIMTTISDIADQTNLLALNAAIEAARAGDAGRGFAVVADEVRKLAEKTMTATKEVGEAVERIQTATRRNISDMDGAMDAVTRSTSLAGEAGAALSLIVGKVELTTDMVRSIAAASEEQSAAGEEINRAVEEVSRISAETAEGMGESSQAVGELAGLASRLRGLIDQLRQG
- a CDS encoding FAD-binding and (Fe-S)-binding domain-containing protein; this encodes MPQLGPHISVSDEQLVSRVFGLVDLEGYAQWPADVRDLAAGLAAELFLVRYNPFVDPDLVRESVKRRLNIARPTLSGEYPAILNVAVRHFWEQYDADAAFRKTLHDRLKALLPAECIGDAPNTLVECATDATDLRLELPLFVLFPETPEQIQAVVRLANEMGFAIIPRGGGTGLTGGAIPMHIRAVVLSLARFKRITDIDPDRMMLCAQAGVITLDAIKAAAEQNLLFTVDPASKAASSLGGNISENSGGPFAFEYGTTIDNILSYRMVLPAGELVEVRRKNHPRHKIFENETATFEVFDEKGALLETIELGGADIRGKGLGKDVSNKFLGGLPGVQKEGVDGVIVDCCFALHPKPAHSRVLCLEFYGRSMRNAMLVIKDIVGLRDTIRKQGDLVKISALEEWGPKYVQAIEYKKKSTELEGDPVSVLLVQLDSDDEEALEQAVRALLAIAQPYEGVDIFAARDEKEAEHFWEDRHKLSAIAKRTSGFKINEDIVIPLEVIPQFSDFLENLNLIYLAKRYRKALLQVRELPGMAFDDPAVDAALERALSILKKKTTTADISEEEFQAEIRYFFQELRDSHPKLDREIEALYEEIKARRIAIASHMHAGDGNCHVNIPVNSNDAEMLAQAHEAARDVFEKVLELNGEVSGEHGIGITKIAYLSDEKIKALRAYKAKVDPRDVLNPAKLTKRTLPSEPYTFSFNRLIQDLDKTALKDKEQLIALLRNIQTCTRCGKCKQVCPMFQPQRGLLFHPRNKNISLGALMEAIYYSQIQRGEPDPGLLAELRRIMEHCTACGKCTAVCPIKIDSAGAALQIRSFLEYKGQGGHPIKTKVLTMLARDPSGRLPKVAKALSLGQTAANRVLGLVPGAVLRGMQSPLFQSQGPHVDFTNLAEELKLDQGFILKRPSADPGDTVLYFPGCGAGLFSHSIGLATLFLLLRSGANVVLPPRHLCCGYPLLASGCQEAYQANRHRTLMELLDVLVATGKAGLMATTLVTACGTCRESLETYEFNRELAEPPRHLDALQFLMERLPGPFPAGEELLYHAACHAEWTGVSKVKAAEAYRQALAGMLDTRVALSPGCCGESGLGALTSPEIYNRLRERKKEQLDKDLEGADRKRPILVGCPSCKIGIRRSLIQMKRHNPVLHATEYLAQAVGGPKWRRALRKMLDGAERRGKTLIVE